The genomic stretch ATGGAGGATTATCTGCATATTTATTGGATCTTGACATGATTTTTACTTAAAGTCATTATTTTTTGCTCAAGCAGAATCTGTTACTAGGTGCATATTTCGGGTTTCTAATATTTGAATTGTCCAGTTATATAACAATACTAGTCCTGTACTCTTAACTCATTGGAAATGGTGCAAATTAAGCAGCCATACAGCTGCAACAGCAGCAGGAAACCACCAAATTCCTGTAATAGCAAATGACTTCAATTATGGTTATGCCAGTGGCATGGCTCCAGGAGCCAGGTAAAAAATATCTGCTTTGATACAGTTCtcttataaaaattttgaaagaaaggAAATCCTAAAGGTTCCCTTTTATTCAAATTCTATAAATGTATATGTAATATGCAAGTCTTCTCTTTTGCTTATACAGGATTGCTATTTATAAAGCTCTGTATGCTTTTGGAGGGTATATGTCTGATGTTGTGGCTGCTGTTGATCAGGTTTCTACTTTAGGAGTCAATGCACATGAAGAAATTCTTATAGATAATTGATTTGTTTCTCAATTAATTTGACATGGaactttgatcaaacaacttTAAAGTAACTTGTAATGTTATTGTCTTGTGCAGGCTGTGGAAGATGGAGTTGACATACTGAATCTTTCTATAGGGCCATCAAAAGTGCCATCTGGACCTTCTGCTTTTCTGAACCTGTTAGAGATGGAGCTTTTATTTGCCACAAAAGCTGGTGTTCTTGTTGTTCAAGCTGCTGGAAATGGAGGGCCTTCTTCCAGTTCTATGCTTTCTTTTAGCCCATGGATCACAAGTGTCGCTGCCTCTATAACTGATCGCAGATACAACTCATCAGTTAGGTTGGGCAATGGACAAAGCTTTTCTGGCACAGGACTTGCACGTAGGTTTGTTGTTAATGGTTAATTTTGTGTATTTGCTTGTCTACACTATCTAAAATGATGAATCTTTACTATTGCATCCTCTAGCAATTTTAACAAGGAGATGTGCTcactgattttcattttagcaGCTCCAACAGTTGGAGAAGTGTTCTTCCCTCTAGCTGCGGCAGCAGATGTTGGGCAAATAAACTCCACTGATGGTCTTCTGACGATTGATAGCTGTCAAAGCTCGGAGCAATTTGTCCGCTCCTTAGTTCAGGGGAAGATAGTTATTTGCACATACACACTTGATTTCGACTCTGAGGCGTCTGGTATTGCCGCAGTTGCAGACACCATGAGTAAAGTTGGCGCTGCTGGCTTCATACTTACAAGGAACCCTGATATTGGTTTTGAGCAGATTAAGGGTGCTGCAGTAACCTTACAAGTTCCTGGAGTCATCTTGAACAATATGGAAGCCTCTTCGGTACTTCAATCAACATTTGTTTATAATACTGAAGTATACTTTCTGTACTTGTATGGAAAACGTTTCGTTACTCTAGCATCTGACAACTCACAAGTGTAAAGGATGATCCGACATACATTAAAGCCCAGTTTATTGCATAAAATTGCATTTGTTATCATTGTAATGCAGCTGATTTTAAATGAAGACCTTCTTCCATTCTCAAAAAATTTTAGAtggaattgaatctgttgacATATAttttacaagaagaaaaggaaaacatattaTTTCTTCTCTTGCAATGTGTGAGTCAATCCGGGACTTATTTGTTTACTGAAGTAATTTGGCAATAGTGAATTTATGGTTTGCAGAAGTTGTATAAAGACATCTTGTATTACAGGCACTCTGGGAGTACTACAATGCAAATACAATAAGAAGCAGAAACGGAAGAGCCATTGGCTTCAGAGCCACAGCAAGAATTTTGGATGGGAGGCGAGCAATTTACACAGGGCAGGCTCCAACAGTGGCATCATATTCATCAAGAGGCCCTGATGTCAATAATGAACTCTTAGAGAATGCTGATGTCCTCAAACCAAATATCATGGCTCCGGGCTCCTCAATATGGGCGGCCTGGAGCCCAAACAGTGAAGGAGATGCTCACATCAAAGGTATGCAGAAATCCAGTATTCTCAACTCTTTTAGCTAAGTTCGAAGCTGAAACTAGGTAATGGACAGCCTACTTATTTCAGATAAAAACTTGTAACCAATGGTTTAACTTGTATAATATGCCttcctttcatttattaataCACATCTGGCAATTAGAACTGCAAAATGATATAGATAAACAGGCAACCTAATTTGGTCTATGTAAACTAGTCTTTTAACGAGACACGTGACATGCTACAATTGTGATCCTTTTCCCAGGTCAAATTTTTGCGCTATTGTCCGGGACAAGCATGGCTACTCCACATATTGCCGGTATTGCAGCTCTAATTAAGCAAAAACACCCACACTGGAATCCTTCAGCTATTATATCAGCAATGACGACAACAGCGGATATAGCTGATCAAACAGGTGCTCCAATACTAGCCCAAAAAACCAAGCAGATATCTGCTGCAACCCCCTTCGACTTTGGAGGTGGTGCTATCAACCCCTCTCGAGCAATTGATCCTGGACTTGTTTTCAACATCAACTTCATGCAATATGTAAAGTTTTTATGCTCAGTTCCAGGTGTTGATGACATGTCTGTTAGACAAGCAGTCGGCGTTTCATGTCCAATTCAGAAGACACGGTGCTCAGATCTGAATACACCGAGTGTTACAGTTTCCAAGTTGATTGGATCAAGGAGGATTCTCAGAAAGGTAACTAATGTTGGTAATGCAGATGAGAAGTATATGCTGATAGTAAAAGAGCCTTTAGGGGTGAAAGTTACTGTGATACCACAGGTTTTTAAGATCAGTGTCAATGCTTCAAGACGTATTACCATTCAGTTTAATGCAACTGAGGCAACAGATGCTTACACATTTGGTGAAATACTGATGCTGGGAGAAAAGAAGCATGTTGTAAGAGTGCCTATGGCTGTCTATGTAAGTAGCACTATAGGATGATGAAGTCAATCCCCTTATACACATAGTATTAGGAAAATTATTACCTCAAAAGCCAATTATCCATTTCCCTTTATCTTTTAGTACCGGTTAACCATTCTGACTGTCCTTTCTTTACAATGAATAAGATTGTAAGAACATTCCTGTTAGATTGTGTTTTCATGCTTATCAGCAAAATGTATCTCAGATGCAGAACTTCTCGCTTTCTGTTATCAGTTGAATTCTGGGAACGAGAGTACAagaaaattttgtaaaatttcatTCATCCAAATTGATATTAGTGGATCGAACTATTACAGATCAAGCTTCTATAATGCTGTACCTTCCCATTAAACCCCTCCCTTACAAACCATGAGGGgttaaataaaaatgaatggTCTGGTTTGGAGGAGGTAGAAAGCGTCATACATCAACGCTAGGAGGAGACATAtcacaaagcaagaaaagaacaCTTTTGAGAATAGATATTTATTGAAAGCTACAATTGACACCTCCATTGCTGAAGAATATTTCTAGCGACGTTTCCGTAGTGTTGCAAACATTTTTGATGTAAAACCTTTTCTCCTGTTCACCTGTAACCGGAAGGCATTGAGAAATTGAGGCTTAGTCCTCACATTTTGGGGTAATCTTATAATTTGCCGAACAATAATCTATTGCCCAAGTGAGCAACTTCTGTTTACCTTCTAAGTTGAATATAGAGTTATAGACAACCATGGGTGGATATTAACAGCTCAATATTTTCCAGCATTCCAAATGCCAACTTCCCAAGATTCGATGTCTTTTAAGAAACTAACAAGCTGATAAAATGTTCCTTTGATGGTCAAATACCTGAAAGCTCTTCATAATAGCTTTTATCTTGGTAGCCGTGGATCGATTGTTTGTTCTCTTCGTTTTGTTCTTTGGTTTCTTGTTGTGCGGCATCAACAACGATCTAAAAAAGCCTGGTACCAGCAATTTCCAGTTTCCCATGCAAGTTGGAGTTACTGCATGTCTTCTCTTCTTTTGAACAGCAATCATCTGTCAAGAAATCACAATGGTTGACATTTATATCTCCACACATATGTACATAAATGAAACTCAAAGAGCTTCTAACGAGATAAGGTACAAAATACCACTGGGGAAGTGACAGATAGTTGCAGCTTAGTTGATTTTTAGTGGTAACCTGCCATTTCAAAGATTACgtgattgaaatttgaaaaagaaaatgctaGTGAAAGAAAGTAGTTTGTCATGGAAATTAGTATAAGAATTGCATTCTCTTTCATGCATTTCTTGGAAGATTATACGTTTGCCATCAGGAAATAATTAAAGATTATCATGAGATCTCAGTATCCACCTGTCTTTCTTTTTAAAGAACCTTCCCTATACTTTTCTCCTCTTCTAGAAACAGTCTTTGGCTTTATCAACTCCAAGAATGCTGTCTTTTTATATCTTTTTTGGGAGATTGGTGTTTCCTATGCTTTAGCAGCATGATGATTGAATAAAATTAAAGTTTCACGTGTCACCTGAGTCATAGGTTGTCGGTGGTGGTTATGATTGGCAACAGGCTTCGGATGCAACAAGGGAGAAGATGCCTGAGATCGAGCCGATTCTCTAAGTTGCCTTGTGTACTCGAGAAGCTGAGCTTTCCTATTGTATCCTCTAGTATTACAATCCTGATGAAGGTGAAGGTGttggtgatgatgatgatggtgcTGAGGCTGACGGCTATTTGATAACAATCTTCTCCTTGATCTAGGCCTCTCTACATATACTGCCACCCAAACTCCTTTCTGTCTGCCAAATGTTGCCTACAGAAATTGTAGTGCAAAACATGATCAAAAGATTCTCATTGCAACATCTCAGAGAATTAGATTCatgatgaaaaaataaaaagaagggaTCATATAACTTACCATAGAGAGATGGGATAGGAGGAGGAATGGTTTGATGAAGAAATTATGCTTTGTAGGAAGAGATGGTGCAAAGAATGTGAAATAAGAATTGGATTATATGGAAAAACCCTGCAGGCCTAGTGATAATGCCAACCTAATTGATTCATATCTAACCGAATGCAGATGTTTCTTTATCTGTTCCTCCAAACATGAGAGCCAAACTTTAATAGAAAACGTTTGAAATCAGAAAACTTTAATAGAAAGTTGAAGCATATAAAGAAAGTGGAATCAACGAAAGCAACCCTAAAACAAGAGgatgaatattttttaaatgcGAATATTTGACCTGCTCAATATTTGCTACCATATTATATTTGTGCTTTTGTTACCAATCATCATTAGCAAACTCCACACGTCATTTTGTTGTTGTCAGACAAATCACCTCCAGCAACAATATTGTTGCCCCTCACCTGTAAATTTTTTACTGCATATATTTTAAGTTACTAGAATGAAAATTGACACCTTATTTCTACTAATCCCATTTTACTAGAATTTATTGCCAAAtatttggaaaagaagaaaaagaagttcAAGAATTTGATTTCTCTTGACCCCAGTTGGACCCTCTTTACACATGATCATGATTATTTTTGGATGAACTCTGAACTTCAATATGCAATGCTGGTATTATGAGGTCTCTGTGCCGACAAAATTATGTGATTGAACATCACATCTCTTACCAAGAACTTTGAATTAGATCATCTGCCTAATCTATTCtcgaaaataaaatttgaagtATCTTGTCTAACATATTGTGTGTTAAAATCCTTTCAAGCCTTTAAACACACACAATTCTTTTCCTTTCAATGCAAGATTATCAAGGATAGAGATAGAGAAAGATTTCTACTCATGACTGTGCATAGTGTTCCTTCTAAAGGGTTGTAATATTACATGCCACCATTATTTTACCTTTTCACCTGCATTGATGATTTGGATGGCAAGTCACCTTTCAACATATAGGAAACTTTTGTATTGCCTATGAATATGATGTATAGACTTTAGTTTTTGTTTGGAAATATAGGTAAAATGCTATTCTCATTTTGTGCAAGGGGCTGAAACTCCATCACATCTTACCAAATGTTGAAAAGTAAATGAGTTCTTGTGTACTGTAGAGGGAAATGTTGATGGCACTCCTCTCTTAAAATGATAAAtgcatggtcaaaaattgaggAAACAGGAAAAGTTAGGCATCCGCTTGGTGGATGAGCGACCATTACAATTGCCGGCGGAATTTTAATGTGCCATTCAAGGGTTgggtggattttttttttttggaattcaatGGCTGTGATTGAATTTGGTAGTAAATCCCAGATTTGAGTAAGCACTCTTTACTTCTCCATATTAGGATTAAGATTAGAGGTCACAATCTGACAGGTTTTGAGGCATTTCAAGCCAAGATATAGTGAAGGATTAACTcgctaaaaataaaaatgttacACAATGAGAATATCAAGGTTCTTATATTGGGAAAGTATAGCAATTTTTAGACATTACAGATTACCTACAACAAAATGGGGAGAACAGAACTTCGGTTCTCCATCAGCACATAAAGACGCAAAATGCCGGACAAAAGCGATGCCAAAAGGAGAAAGCTATCAGAAACATCAACTAGTCTTTCATAGAACTGCTTGAGGTCTCATCTTGCCAAGTTGCTTGCCATTGCTTGTCATAGAATGTTGATTCTTCCAGTAGCTTTTTAACTGTTTCTATGTCCTCATTCTTTCGGATCACAAGAACACCAACTACAGCTACAAATAACAATGTTTTGCAGAAGAAATTGCCCATTTGGTCGACAAGTCCTACCCCTGTTAAACTATCCACCACGTAAGCCATAAAGAAACCAATCATTGCCGCACGACCTGCAAGAATTTTGTACAGCACCATCAGTTATAAGTACAGTCAACTAGTATGCTTTGATTTCTGTGTAATTATCAAAACTCAGAAGATAGGTGTACAATGGAGACTAATCACCATTAAGCAGTTCAGCTTCAGGAAGATGGTACCGCTTAATCCATGCCCACCACGGAATAATGGAAGTATCAAAAACTATAGGGTTATCATTGTTTGATGATTCTGGGTTATCTTGTAGCCATTTTCTTCTCCTAGCCTCTGCAGAAGATTAGTAAAACAATTTGAAGAAGAACACGGAGCAAAAGAACCCCAGCAGGTGCTACCATAAAAGTAGGAAAATATTTCCTTCCCTTTGAGACTACATGGAGCAAAAGTTGGTTGGAGGATACACCAAATAAAGTGAAATGTCAACAGCTCACACATATATCATGGACCTCTTGCGGTTGAAAAAGTAGATTAACTTGTATAGGAAAAAAGAAGTTAAATAAAAACATTTGATTTGCAACCTGTAACCAGGTAAATCAAAAGCATGACTTTAAAGTGGAAAACACGTCcaaactttgtttctttttcttgcaaaGACAGTACTGTATACAAAAGCTGGTTAGAATTATTTATGATGATCTTGTAAAACATCCAAATAGTCAAACACTGCAAAGAATTCGCCAAATGTAGactcaaaggaaaaaaaaaaaaaaaaaaaaaaaaaaaacattgccCACAGTACCAGGGTTCATTTGGTTGGCAGATTCGATGATTTTCCTTGTGCTCTTAAGAAAGTGCATTTGTAACTTGATATGAGAAAAAAGTGCGGCACTTTAGAATAGCCCACTAAAGCATTATACAAGCTATCTTTCAAATATTTGTCACTTCCACGGTTACCTGCTAATaattaaaatttgttaaaagcATGTTAATGCATTTGCACATAGGAGATCATATCTTCTTCTCACAgatcaatttctttttcctcatcCAAGCTTATTTCTCATAGGGCATCCATAAGTATATAAAATTTCTCAAGACAGAATGGATTGAAAAATGGCAATCATAATACCAGCACCAAGCGAGATTGCACTCAAAccatgaatatttttttttgaaaggtaGTCTTTCTCATTATCCAATAGCAAACAAAAAgaatgcaagaggaagaaatcCTGACATCTTGAGCTTCAAAGTTTTACCACTTTAAATCTTCAAAAACTAGGCAAGATGCAGTGAAAACAATGGTCCTTTACCTCATTCCCCCTCGAAAACTTTGGTCATTTTACCTCATTCCCCCTTGTTGCTCTGTTCTCTTTCTATACCACGTAATATACATGGAGATTTCCACTGTATTAAGTTATAAAACATACATCATAATTATCATAAATGCACCAGAATATTTTCAGGATAAAATTGCAAAGAATGATACTTTTGTTAGTATACTTCACAAAATTGTCATCTTCTCTACACGCACTTTGGCAGGATATAACTTTGAAAAACAACATCACATTACTTCATCTTAATTTATCGTATGAACCAGAATAGTAACTGAATTAGTGAAGCTATTTCCTCGGATGATCACAGAAAATTCAAAAGACCAAATACAAATATTTTGTCTACGGATTCAATTCTGTAATTGCCTGTATGACCTGTCCGCTAAAAATGCATCATATAAACTCAGACTAAAGCAAACATCCAAAAACTAATAGTACAATTCTTAAATTCATTTGTTCTATTTTCTACTATATAAAACTAACACATTTTCTACATCCAACAAGAAACAACCTCCCAAATTCAACATTTGTTAGACAGAGAATCATTTATAAAACTCATACGAAAAATCAATTGATAATTATCATCAGCCAAGCACCCCCGCCTGCAAAAACACACATTTAAGGTAAGAAATTCACCAGCATCAATTACAGCATCCCAATCAGTTTTCCCATCTTTCTGAAATTGGGTTAAGTCCCAAGTCCCACCAATCCATCTGGGGTCTTGAAAAGCAGTCACCGGCGCCGGAGCAGCGGTTGCATCCACTGCCACCGACCCATTGGACCCCAAAGACTCCTCCTTTTTATCCTCAGAAACCTTCTCTTCAGCAGCAGCAGGCTTATCCTCCTCTACAATTGCAGCAGTAGAAGTTGAACCAGCTCCATTTTCAGCAAATACCCAAAAAGGGGGCTGCTTTTTGGGTCTCAAAGAGATAAAATGCCTCAGGGCCAATTGGGTTTTGGCAGTAGAATGTGGTGAGGAGGGAGATGGAAGGTGGGTTGCGGGCGGAGATGAGAATAAGGCGATGGACATTGTTAATAACGATGAACAGAACGGTGGAAGCAAGTTTTCCAGAGGGAAATTGGAAAAGGAGATAGTTGTGAGTTCAGAACATTGTGATCTATGGGATATCCTTAGCCGCAGAATTTTGGGAGTTTTATATCTTGGCTTTTGCTACCAGCTGGTAGCAGTAGTATTTCCTTTCCTATTCTAGGTAGCAATAGAATAATAGACTTTAgagtcccattttatatacttATTGACGTTTATTATTACTACTagtttttcatataaaaaagaACTCATAGCTCGTAGTACTCTGGGTCTGTTTGGTTATCAAAATttgtaaaaatatatatatatattttttgtttatATTATAAATGCAATTTTAAATCATCTTTTTATgttacatacatcacattataaaaaaaaaactctggtAGTATTTCAGATAAAATATATAAGGTTTACTTGTAAGTCTGATTGGATTTAACACAAAAAATCgacatttgttttcctttttattgACCATTATCATGATAAAAACAATTATCTATGAAATGAAACTTGGTGACTTGAAGACATCTCGGCTCTTGGCTTGGTAAAAAAACTGAGAAGTTAGATTTTATACATTTTAGACATGAGTAGTATATGGCCAATGTTTGAGATAAGAGCACAAAAGGAAAACCACTATGTGGAGTTTTTGGATCCTAAGAAACTTGATGATGCAATAAAAGAAGTTATTTATTTGTGGGGGAAAGAGATGAATTGAATGGTATGGGAGAAGGGAGTGTCAAATGGGAAGTTTTaaatttgcacaaaaaaaaagttatttgcTTTTATCCGAGTTAAACTTTATCAAGATAGTGAAATTTTGCATAAACTTCAGGTGCCATTTATGATTTCTTTCCGGGAactgtaaaaagaaaaattttattattttttttatccaaGTTAAACTTCATCGATCATAATGAAAATTTGCATAAATTTAGAGTTGTAAATGAGTCGAGTGGAATCGAGTATCTCATATTTGAACTCTATTGATTAAAATACTCGAATAAGACTCACGGTTGTTCAATAATATTGGAGCTCCAAATCTATGTTAGGTTCGGTTCATTAACTAAAATTCTAATTCGAATTCAACTCATTTAACATAAACGAACTGTTCGCGAACAAGTTTTAGAAGTTCAAACCTAGATTCTTTCTCTCACAAAATTGATTCAATCTGCTTGTCTATAGCATTAACTATTAAGGAATATCATGTTTGAGACTTACATAGGTTGGAAAGCCTGGAATAGGAATTAGGAATACAGTACGAACCCTAAATTTAGTGAAATGATAATTAAACCCATATTCGCAAACGATCGTTTAAATTTATGAACGAGCTAATATTTGTTCGATTACTTATCGAGTCAGAGAATATTTGTTTAACTCGACCCatataaaattttgaaccaACCATTATCGAACATGAAAGAGTCTAAACAAGTTTATAAGCTACCCAACAACTCTGTTCATTTAACAGTACTACATAAACTTTAGGTGCCATTTATGATTTCTTTCCAAGAACTGTATGATAATTTATGTCCTCCAGTTTGCGACTTCATTggattttgaatttctttgtcTGCCAGCAAGGAGGAAGCAAACAATCCTGGACGCTACTTGCCTGTATGGACCCGACTTGGAGCAAGGGGTTGGCAACAAATTAGAGACAATTTGTTACAAGACGATCATAAAGTATAGAGACAATTAAAGGAGGAAGACAAACGAGCACAAATGACGTCAGAATCAACACGCGTAGTTTAGTTGGTAAGAATCACTTCCTTTCATTGTCAATATGAAGATTACATTGATAATAAGTTTTAAGTACTCGTAAGTAAGTAGGGCTACAAACGagtcgagccgagtcgagttttgagctaatcgagccgagtctcgactgaattttaccaagctcgagctcgacgagccggcaattttcaagctcgagctcgactcgaatcaaatcgagccgagctcgagctcgaaaaaaataaaagataattattttattttttaaaaaataaataaaataatattttttttaataaataataaaatattaaggatatatatgtaattttactatgaaaataaaaaataaaaaaatatatatataatatacgtaattttattattaaataaaaataaaaataaaaataaaaaaaatatatatatactcaagctcgcgagccggTTCGCGAGCTAATGAacttaatattctgagctcgagtgggctcgagctcgactcgagcggctcgattcgtttgggTGAGCGGCTcaattcgtttgcagccctacttGTAAGGGACATTTTGTTTTGAAATATGCCTTGACACATACTCGAATCAGAGCAAAAATtacctaaattttttttacccaaaaaaaaaaaagaggatggCATGAGAATTAACTTTATACAAGAATTCTGGGGTGGGAAGGggttaaataaataaattaaaaagaaaatctctttATACAAGAGTTCCAGCAGGGCCTTTAATAGTGGAAACAAGGAAGCATGATTTGTTGGATAGTTTAGAATTTTAGCAATTCACGACTTTACCACCGAAAGCATGAAGGCGTAATTACTATAAACAAACTCGCGTTTTCAAGAGTTGGAATTGCTTTCTCTTAATCCGGTTAAACATTCAACGTCTTCCTCCTGATAAACATTGATTTAAATATATGAAATCAATTCAGCAAAACTAGTTTACACCAAAATGTAATTCCAAATTTAGGACAAAATGCAAATCCATTACAGAGTTATCATACATTCCTCCTCTCATTTCCACAAAGCTAATTCATGTTATGCATTGGCCACATTTTGGCTGCCATGGAGACACTGGTGGATTGGAAGATTCTCTAACTTGAGCTCCTAATGACCGGATGATTTGATCAACTATTCAGTTTATAATCTGCTTACTCTGTGTTGCATTTTAAGCCGGTAACCAAACTGGATAATTCTTTCTACCCCCTTGATGGGGATTTGGTAAAGGGAGTTTGTAGCTAGCAGAGACAGCCTGGGCAGCCACCAAGCATCATAGAATAGAGCTTTTGCAATAAACAGGAAAATCCTCACTCCAAATGCAACAGAAATGACAAACCAGGAAATAATGATCAAGAACTTAGTACTCTTACTCAGCTCTGCTATGATCTGAATTGCATTAAGATAGCTGTAGGTTAGAAAAACTAGAGAAATGTGAAGACCTAATATATAAGGCCGACCTGGGAGCACCGAGAAAATTACCATAGTTGCAAAAACGAAAGCCACGGTATTGCCAGCTATGAACTCATTGAAATTGTGGTAGCTCATAACTACTTTTCCAGCCACTTGTTTCGCCTGGAATTGTTTTCGGAGATCATATACGTCAAGATTGGCTCTGTTATTAGCTGAATTGATTCTAGAGACTGTTTGATTGGTGATTTCTGCATTCCCTTGCCAAAATCCACCAGGAGGCTGGAGTATTCCCTGGAAAGCAGCTGTGACAATTAAAACTGCAACAACTAGTATAACATTGCGCATGTCGAAGGACATTTCCTTTTCCATGTAAATTAGTAGCCTGAGTGGTCTCTCAGCAAAACCCTCTCTCGATCTCAAGAACTGAGGAAGAACTTCCATTGGTGGGATGAGGGCTGCAGATCTGCCTCCACCGCGTTGCAAGATTTCTTTAATCTGAAGGTTTTGCTTTTGCACGGCGATGTCCAAAGCTgttaaattttttgaattcaaCGAATTTGTTTTGACTTTGTGAATTAACTTCTTCACAACCTGCGCTAGGAAAGATGTACCATTTCAGTTCTCTTCAAGAAAGCAAATTATGCCAGATTCATTTATAAAGCATTGAATATTGACTAGGGGTGTACAGCATCTGGGATGGGACAGGTACATACAGTTGGCTGGTGCAATTGTTGTAGTTGTACTTTGCttaaaatttgatatttctCTTATAGACACGATCGATTGCACTCATGAAAGGAATTGGTGTGCACAAATAAAATTATACATGAGATTATGTACAAAAATGCAACATGGCATGACCGTAACAAAACCGCAGCCTTGCCTGC from Coffea eugenioides isolate CCC68of chromosome 8, Ceug_1.0, whole genome shotgun sequence encodes the following:
- the LOC113780826 gene encoding subtilisin-like protease SBT2.6, coding for MDSFSVFILLVLFMNAFMTFTSEAKVYMVLLDKASGGSSKNTKLLLRNQEKIASFKEKMAQEHDAFLESLLSRSAYTKLYSYTHLLNGFAIEVSSKEDIDTLRNAEGVRTIHEDVKMEKMTTHTPDFLGIPTGVWPTLGGARTSGDGVVIGFIDTGINPFHPSFMIQSSTDSSRGIYSKPTKYKGKCASGEQFPPTACNGKIVGAQYFARAAVAAGEFNATRDYASPFDADGHGSHTAATAAGNHQIPVIANDFNYGYASGMAPGARIAIYKALYAFGGYMSDVVAAVDQAVEDGVDILNLSIGPSKVPSGPSAFLNLLEMELLFATKAGVLVVQAAGNGGPSSSSMLSFSPWITSVAASITDRRYNSSVRLGNGQSFSGTGLAPPTVGEVFFPLAAAADVGQINSTDGLLTIDSCQSSEQFVRSLVQGKIVICTYTLDFDSEASGIAAVADTMSKVGAAGFILTRNPDIGFEQIKGAAVTLQVPGVILNNMEASSALWEYYNANTIRSRNGRAIGFRATARILDGRRAIYTGQAPTVASYSSRGPDVNNELLENADVLKPNIMAPGSSIWAAWSPNSEGDAHIKGQIFALLSGTSMATPHIAGIAALIKQKHPHWNPSAIISAMTTTADIADQTGAPILAQKTKQISAATPFDFGGGAINPSRAIDPGLVFNINFMQYVKFLCSVPGVDDMSVRQAVGVSCPIQKTRCSDLNTPSVTVSKLIGSRRILRKVTNVGNADEKYMLIVKEPLGVKVTVIPQVFKISVNASRRITIQFNATEATDAYTFGEILMLGEKKHVVRVPMAVYVSSTIG
- the LOC113780827 gene encoding light-harvesting complex-like protein 3 isotype 2, chloroplastic, with protein sequence MAPKVYVVLLNEQSCWQKPRYKTPKILRLRISHRSQCSELTTISFSNFPLENLLPPFCSSLLTMSIALFSSPPATHLPSPSSPHSTAKTQLALRHFISLRPKKQPPFWVFAENGAGSTSTAAIVEEDKPAAAEEKVSEDKKEESLGSNGSVAVDATAAPAPVTAFQDPRWIGGTWDLTQFQKDGKTDWDAVIDAEARRRKWLQDNPESSNNDNPIVFDTSIIPWWAWIKRYHLPEAELLNGRAAMIGFFMAYVVDSLTGVGLVDQMGNFFCKTLLFVAVVGVLVIRKNEDIETVKKLLEESTFYDKQWQATWQDETSSSSMKD
- the LOC113781563 gene encoding ankyrin repeat-containing protein BDA1-like isoform X2, whose translation is MEEALKAASGEGNIDALYKLIEKDPEILDSFNKVQFVHTPLHEAAKAGQVDFAIELMTLMPSFGRKLNPQGLSPLHGAIIDEADEPEERRRRKNETALALIKLDAELIRVKGRERMTALHHAVKENNLELLAEFLCVCPNAIDDLTNKFQSAVHIAVKERKLEALDVLLGWLLRRNREDVLGFKDEHRNTALHIAVETEQAEVVKKLIHKVKTNSLNSKNLTALDIAVQKQNLQIKEILQRGGGRSAALIPPMEVLPQFLRSREGFAERPLRLLIYMEKEMSFDMRNVILVVAVLIVTAAFQGILQPPGGFWQGNAEITNQTVSRINSANNRANLDVYDLRKQFQAKQVAGKVVMSYHNFNEFIAGNTVAFVFATMIIAELSKSTKFLIIISWFVISVAFGVRIFLFIAKALFYDAWWLPRLSLLATNSLYQIPIKGVERIIQFGYRLKMQHRVSRL
- the LOC113781563 gene encoding ankyrin repeat-containing protein BDA1-like isoform X1; its protein translation is MEEALKAASGEGNIDALYKLIEKDPEILDSFNKVQFVHTPLHEAAKAGQVDFAIELMTLMPSFGRKLNPQGLSPLHGAIIDEADEPEERRRRKNETALALIKLDAELIRVKGRERMTALHHAVKENNLELLAEFLCVCPNAIDDLTNKFQSAVHIAVKERKLEALDVLLGWLLRRNREDVLGFKDEHRNTALHIAVETEQAEVVKKLIHKVKTNSLNSKNLTALDIAVQKQNLQIKEILQRGGGRSAALIPPMEVLPQFLRSREGFAERPLRLLIYMEKEMSFDMRNVILVVAVLIVTAAFQGILQPPGGFWQGNAEITNQTVSRINSANNRANLDVYDLRKQFQAKQVAGKVVMSYHNFNEFIAGNTVAFVFATMVIFSVLPGRPYILGLHISLVFLTYSYLNAIQIIAELSKSTKFLIIISWFVISVAFGVRIFLFIAKALFYDAWWLPRLSLLATNSLYQIPIKGVERIIQFGYRLKMQHRVSRL